The following proteins are co-located in the Maridesulfovibrio sp. genome:
- a CDS encoding mannose-1-phosphate guanylyltransferase/mannose-6-phosphate isomerase, whose translation MIVPVILSGGSGTRLWPLSRRNHPKQLLNLVGKHSLLRNTVERGCNLNGAQAPVVVCNESYRFMVAEELRTVGIEPEAIFLEPQGRNSAPAIAVAAFHIRNKYPDALMLVMPSDHVIRDLEKFNSAILSGVEPAQSGEIVLFGIVPDRPETGYGYIRTDGEFETMIPQAVQGFVEKPDLETAKSYLNSGEYLWNAGIFVFRPDVFLEKLEQLEPEMYSACQNAIAKAHTDLDFVRLDEESFKSSPAKSIDYAVIEKVDNLSVVPFDGGWSDIGSWDSLMNERETDSAGNVVSGDVLAKNVGNSFLHSSGRLLGVVGVADVIVVETADAVLVAGREHGQDVSGLVEELKKQGRTEAENHCKVYRPWGSYETVDSGDRFQVKRIVVKPGGVLSLQMHHHRAEHWVVVKGTAKVTVGENEILLQEDQSTYIPLGTMHRLENPGKIDLELIEVQTGSYLGEDDIQRFEDVYGRSV comes from the coding sequence ATGATTGTACCAGTTATTCTTTCCGGAGGCAGCGGAACCAGACTATGGCCTCTTTCGCGCAGGAACCATCCCAAGCAGTTGCTGAACTTGGTCGGGAAACATTCCCTGCTGCGCAATACTGTTGAACGGGGCTGCAATTTGAATGGAGCGCAGGCTCCGGTAGTTGTCTGCAATGAGAGTTACCGATTTATGGTTGCCGAGGAGTTGCGGACAGTCGGAATTGAGCCGGAAGCTATTTTTCTGGAGCCGCAAGGCCGTAATTCGGCTCCGGCTATTGCTGTTGCGGCTTTTCATATTCGTAATAAATATCCTGATGCCCTCATGCTGGTTATGCCTTCAGATCACGTCATCCGTGATCTTGAAAAATTCAATTCAGCAATTCTTTCAGGCGTAGAGCCTGCCCAATCTGGCGAGATTGTACTTTTCGGTATTGTCCCGGACAGGCCGGAAACAGGCTACGGTTATATCCGCACTGACGGTGAATTTGAAACCATGATTCCGCAAGCGGTGCAGGGCTTTGTTGAAAAACCGGACCTTGAGACAGCGAAATCGTATCTTAACTCCGGTGAATATCTTTGGAATGCCGGGATATTTGTGTTCAGACCTGATGTTTTTCTTGAAAAACTGGAACAGCTTGAGCCTGAAATGTACTCCGCCTGCCAAAATGCCATTGCAAAAGCGCACACTGATCTGGATTTTGTGCGTCTTGATGAGGAAAGCTTTAAGTCCAGCCCTGCCAAATCAATAGATTATGCGGTGATTGAAAAGGTGGATAATCTAAGCGTTGTTCCATTTGACGGCGGCTGGTCCGACATCGGTTCGTGGGATTCCTTAATGAATGAAAGGGAAACCGATTCCGCCGGAAACGTGGTTTCAGGAGATGTGCTGGCGAAGAATGTAGGCAATAGTTTTCTTCATTCGTCCGGCAGACTGCTCGGTGTTGTCGGTGTGGCTGACGTGATTGTTGTCGAAACTGCGGACGCAGTCCTTGTGGCCGGACGGGAACACGGACAGGATGTTTCCGGGCTGGTTGAGGAGCTAAAAAAGCAGGGCCGCACGGAAGCGGAGAATCATTGCAAGGTTTACCGCCCATGGGGATCATACGAAACCGTGGACAGCGGGGACAGGTTTCAGGTCAAAAGAATTGTTGTTAAACCTGGAGGGGTGCTCTCCCTGCAAATGCACCATCACCGCGCCGAGCATTGGGTCGTGGTTAAGGGTACTGCGAAAGTAACAGTCGGTGAGAATGAAATTTTATTACAAGAAGACCAATCCACCTATATCCCACTCGGAACCATGCATCGCTTGGAAAATCCCGGCAAAATTGATCTTGAGCTTATAGAAGTCCAGACCGGTAGTTATCTGGGTGAGGATGATATTCAGAGGTTTGAGGATGTTTATGGGCGGTCTGTGTAG
- a CDS encoding CHAT domain-containing protein — MKIFKLDRLILSIIIILFASQANAANDQCAWKKETSLSPADFHAFVSYFKKKKKYNNLTDLLEHELLLMETRAKESKDEYAELETRLYIMDDLTEVYTYGLVDFTKASELNSLTNKLYKKIEAKGLLELPVSSYFNNYRFLFYTFYPGGSFLNKSKMDFVFPDKFINSIRETDFNKLGKRIKSRTDFIQQKLGRPILAKPHYENSNKLNFALFKSYVNLIDFSPEYSILEREYLKAQAASPILLSSQEDNELLINAIIQTNSTALRTNSQPSKEELIRYCQMNYWLVLALLEDQKPRQALIHHKQLMTLIDQLDEQILFDYKEAERLLRDYYSNKLQETNKTRQTTKSFLSGLAKAGVIIAKVGLVIAGAAGDIAISSQGHTSTSLTETALDISLSGDELDWGAGDAVLNSQVLSPLDKLDEDNPEQLKKAMSPYALKLNRFLNKYEMINYLSAVGDAYAHSGLNKQAYRQYDEAIKIVEKQRITIQSETEKVNFFGLKERLYGKTVQVLVELKQLDRAFEYIERSKSRAFLDIIAGNDIKLKDRAQNALSNGYAKNNLALDSILESGLQSNDQLELITTNFRGIKKLSSNVNKETAKEIYSLSNVNSINIEQAKDLIEPGTAILEYYLNGNKLTILTIKNSGLTCTVKEIDYKELCREIAKFKTAILKKQYGNKHARNLYNILIEPIGREISKCKRLIIVPHKVLHYLPFHALKSRQGYLVLKHSISYSPSTTVLSIVENKIGNNNGKALIIGNPTKNLPFAEKEALSIGKILTNSTICIGNNGTETIIKEKSDEYNVIHIATHGSFNGKDPMNSELYLSPDQKNDGTLRATELFGCDWHASLVTLSACETGISKYNRGDELIGLQRAVFFAGTKSLLASSWKVDDKSTSYQMRKFYKYLKKYPKDQALQKAQVDTLIEYGRPYHWASFKLIGSPRRAINPEYRVRINTTPHDAKIKIYGTPKRNTPYLRLPTGKYTVNVSHKGYETQNATLKISHDKTIHIRLKRAKKKEQKKKGKTTNTAQFQIKTGEEHQLFAYLLFI, encoded by the coding sequence ATGAAAATTTTCAAACTTGATCGACTCATTCTCTCAATCATAATCATCCTTTTCGCCTCTCAAGCCAATGCCGCAAATGATCAATGTGCATGGAAAAAAGAAACTTCACTCAGTCCAGCTGATTTTCATGCCTTTGTCAGCTACTTCAAAAAAAAGAAAAAATATAACAACCTGACGGATCTACTGGAACATGAATTGTTGCTAATGGAGACTAGGGCAAAAGAAAGTAAAGATGAATACGCCGAATTAGAAACTAGGCTCTATATTATGGATGATCTGACGGAAGTATATACTTATGGTCTGGTAGACTTCACAAAAGCTTCTGAACTGAACAGCCTCACAAACAAATTATATAAAAAAATTGAAGCCAAAGGACTACTGGAACTCCCTGTCTCATCTTACTTTAATAATTATCGTTTTCTTTTCTATACTTTCTACCCAGGAGGATCATTCCTGAACAAATCGAAAATGGATTTCGTTTTTCCAGATAAGTTTATAAATTCCATCCGTGAAACTGATTTCAATAAATTAGGTAAAAGAATAAAAAGTCGAACAGATTTCATCCAGCAGAAACTGGGCAGGCCTATTCTTGCCAAACCTCATTATGAAAATTCAAACAAATTAAATTTTGCCCTTTTCAAATCCTACGTTAATCTGATCGATTTCTCTCCTGAGTATTCGATACTTGAGCGAGAGTACCTAAAAGCTCAAGCCGCTTCACCAATACTACTATCCTCCCAAGAGGACAACGAACTGTTAATTAATGCAATTATACAGACAAATAGCACTGCACTTCGCACAAACAGCCAGCCCAGCAAAGAAGAGCTTATACGCTATTGTCAGATGAATTATTGGCTGGTTCTAGCCCTTCTTGAAGATCAAAAGCCCCGACAGGCTCTGATTCACCATAAACAGTTAATGACCCTCATCGACCAATTAGATGAACAAATACTGTTTGACTACAAGGAAGCCGAAAGACTCTTGCGCGACTATTATAGCAACAAACTACAGGAAACCAATAAGACTCGCCAAACCACCAAGTCATTCCTGTCCGGATTGGCCAAGGCCGGAGTAATAATCGCCAAAGTAGGACTTGTCATTGCTGGAGCAGCTGGCGATATCGCTATATCCTCACAGGGGCATACATCGACCTCACTGACTGAAACGGCTCTGGATATCTCCCTATCCGGAGACGAGCTGGACTGGGGAGCAGGAGATGCGGTTTTGAATTCGCAAGTACTTTCCCCTCTCGATAAACTTGATGAAGATAACCCTGAACAGCTCAAGAAGGCGATGTCTCCCTACGCCCTCAAGCTCAACCGTTTTCTAAACAAATATGAAATGATCAATTACCTATCGGCCGTAGGTGACGCATATGCACACAGTGGACTTAACAAACAAGCCTACAGACAATACGATGAAGCCATCAAAATTGTAGAAAAGCAAAGAATCACAATTCAGTCTGAAACAGAGAAAGTTAACTTTTTCGGCCTGAAAGAAAGACTATACGGCAAAACAGTACAAGTACTGGTAGAGCTGAAACAACTTGATCGCGCTTTCGAATATATTGAGCGCTCCAAATCAAGAGCTTTTTTGGATATAATTGCTGGGAACGACATCAAGTTAAAAGATCGAGCCCAAAATGCTCTCTCCAATGGATACGCAAAGAACAACCTAGCACTGGATAGTATCCTGGAGTCTGGGTTGCAAAGCAATGACCAACTGGAACTCATTACAACTAATTTTCGTGGGATCAAAAAACTATCGTCAAATGTAAACAAAGAAACGGCAAAAGAGATATACTCTCTGTCCAATGTAAATTCCATAAATATAGAACAAGCCAAAGATTTAATTGAACCGGGGACAGCTATCCTTGAATACTACCTGAATGGCAACAAACTAACTATTTTAACAATAAAAAACTCTGGACTTACCTGTACAGTAAAGGAAATTGATTACAAGGAACTATGCCGCGAAATAGCCAAATTCAAAACTGCCATCCTTAAAAAACAATACGGAAATAAACACGCTAGGAACCTATACAATATACTGATAGAGCCTATAGGCAGAGAAATAAGTAAATGTAAAAGATTGATAATTGTGCCGCATAAGGTCCTGCATTATTTACCGTTCCACGCACTTAAATCTCGCCAAGGCTATTTAGTCCTCAAGCACTCAATATCATATTCTCCCAGCACTACGGTATTGTCCATTGTCGAAAACAAAATCGGTAACAATAACGGAAAGGCACTTATTATAGGCAACCCCACAAAGAACTTACCTTTTGCAGAGAAAGAGGCCTTAAGCATCGGTAAGATACTAACTAATTCAACAATATGCATTGGCAACAACGGGACAGAAACCATAATTAAAGAAAAATCTGATGAGTACAATGTCATTCACATTGCAACTCATGGTTCATTCAATGGCAAGGACCCGATGAATTCCGAGTTATACCTTAGTCCTGACCAAAAAAACGACGGCACACTTAGGGCTACTGAACTCTTCGGATGCGATTGGCACGCATCTCTAGTCACACTTTCAGCATGTGAAACAGGTATTAGCAAATACAATCGAGGCGACGAGCTTATAGGTTTACAACGAGCAGTATTCTTTGCCGGGACTAAATCCCTGCTGGCTTCATCTTGGAAGGTTGATGATAAATCCACCAGCTACCAAATGAGAAAGTTTTACAAATATCTGAAAAAATACCCCAAAGACCAAGCGTTACAAAAAGCTCAGGTTGACACACTCATTGAATATGGACGTCCTTATCACTGGGCATCATTCAAACTTATAGGATCTCCCCGACGTGCTATCAATCCTGAGTATCGGGTTAGAATAAACACTACCCCCCATGATGCAAAAATTAAAATTTACGGCACTCCCAAACGCAACACCCCGTATCTACGGCTTCCTACCGGAAAATATACCGTGAACGTGTCTCACAAAGGATATGAGACCCAAAATGCCACTCTTAAAATTTCACACGACAAAACAATTCACATACGCTTAAAGCGTGCGAAGAAGAAAGAGCAAAAAAAGAAAGGTAAAACAACAAATACTGCCCAATTCCAAATCAAAACAGGCGAAGAGCACCAGCTCTTCGCCTATTTACTTTTCATATGA